One region of Xylanibacillus composti genomic DNA includes:
- a CDS encoding genetic competence negative regulator, translated as MKIERLSQDKIRIFLTFDDLTERGIHKDDMWREIPKVHELFSEMMDQAYTELGFDASGPLAVEVFSLPAQGMVVIVTKGRSHSSLGDDEDELDDDIYEMEVTLEQSDIISYQFDEFEHVIQAAKMINRLLLEGGTLFQYKNRWILQIDPMEMEDARYQALIALLSEYGEASSVTKAVLEEYGKIIIEEDAVKVLCRYF; from the coding sequence ATGAAAATTGAGCGATTGAGCCAGGATAAGATCAGGATTTTCCTTACTTTTGACGATCTGACGGAGCGGGGGATCCACAAGGACGACATGTGGCGGGAAATTCCCAAAGTTCATGAGTTATTCAGTGAGATGATGGATCAGGCCTACACGGAGCTAGGCTTTGACGCATCGGGACCGCTGGCTGTGGAAGTGTTCTCCTTACCGGCTCAAGGAATGGTTGTCATTGTGACAAAAGGAAGATCTCATAGCTCGTTAGGCGACGACGAGGATGAGCTTGATGATGATATTTACGAGATGGAAGTGACGCTTGAACAAAGCGATATCATTTCTTATCAGTTCGATGAGTTTGAACATGTAATTCAAGCCGCCAAGATGATTAACCGTTTGCTCTTGGAAGGCGGCACGCTGTTCCAGTACAAGAATCGCTGGATTTTGCAGATTGATCCGATGGAGATGGAGGATGCCCGCTATCAGGCACTCATCGCGCTTCTGTCCGAATACGGAGAAGCCAGCTCGGTCACGAAGGCGGTACTAGAGGAATACGGCAAGATCATTATCGAAGAAGATGCCGTAAAGGTGCTGTGTCGGTACTTTTAG